In uncultured Methanobrevibacter sp., one genomic interval encodes:
- a CDS encoding DUF1002 domain-containing protein: MRKSTIGIVILSIILVGVIIPIGFSGQVDPVVITYGETTNANADYKNTVDSFFKNQANVDLKNANTKIITASEVNKISSTITGKTYGSDQIFSSALVDLNDNDNLEVSVDKSKITTITGDMYLSALKSAGIKSGHVYVTSPITATGESALAGIMNSYEEATNVEIPETVKEAANKEIYTQAEIVENSNVSSDKVSKMVDDVKETVKEKNVTDHPTIVNIINNYTVVNNINITNSDVEKLATTIEQIQNAQGDKNNYESKVSDVLNNTNATDSAKGFLDGLFT, encoded by the coding sequence ATGCGCAAGAGTACAATAGGTATTGTTATTTTATCTATAATATTAGTTGGTGTGATTATCCCTATCGGATTTTCAGGCCAAGTGGACCCTGTAGTAATTACCTACGGCGAGACTACAAATGCAAATGCAGACTATAAAAATACTGTTGATTCATTTTTCAAAAATCAGGCAAATGTTGATTTGAAAAATGCAAATACAAAAATAATCACTGCAAGCGAAGTAAATAAAATTTCAAGTACAATAACAGGTAAAACTTACGGATCCGACCAAATATTCTCATCAGCACTTGTTGATTTGAACGATAATGACAATCTTGAAGTTAGTGTAGACAAATCCAAAATCACTACAATAACAGGAGACATGTATTTATCCGCTTTAAAATCAGCAGGAATCAAAAGCGGACATGTTTATGTAACAAGTCCTATAACTGCTACTGGTGAATCCGCATTAGCAGGAATAATGAATTCCTATGAAGAAGCTACAAACGTTGAAATTCCTGAAACCGTAAAAGAAGCGGCAAACAAGGAAATTTACACACAAGCGGAAATTGTTGAAAACTCAAACGTAAGCTCAGATAAAGTATCAAAAATGGTTGATGACGTAAAAGAAACCGTTAAAGAGAAAAACGTTACAGATCACCCAACAATCGTAAACATAATCAATAATTACACTGTTGTAAACAACATCAACATTACAAACAGTGACGTCGAAAAACTTGCAACAACAATAGAACAAATCCAAAATGCGCAAGGAGACAAAAACAATTATGAATCAAAAGTATCTGATGTGTTGAATAACACAAATGCTACAGATTCTGCAAAAGGATTCTTGGACGGACTATTTACTTAA
- a CDS encoding Cna B-type domain-containing protein, with product MSKKIFVLLFVAVFLIASIGFISAEDSADDAVGSSDNLKNITVKKIWDDKGFESQRPDSVQVELYVGGKLVDRINLNSSDNWKAIFKNVDVSGDVKVVELNRSSDYKISYDGNVEDGFVITSKIAKNATKDDVLGKSNDSDKLADNGTSQKQNTTENNNTGGQNASADDNKTENITIYNMTNETDIEINNTTTIKNVNKTVNKTVVVNEEKAPPKKPPANLIDLRNTGLPILFLVIVVIGAVFFSLRRKK from the coding sequence ATGAGTAAAAAAATATTCGTTTTATTGTTTGTCGCTGTATTTCTGATAGCTTCTATCGGTTTTATATCAGCTGAAGATTCTGCCGATGATGCTGTCGGGTCTTCTGACAATTTAAAAAACATCACTGTTAAGAAGATTTGGGACGATAAGGGTTTTGAAAGCCAAAGGCCGGATTCTGTTCAGGTTGAACTTTATGTCGGCGGAAAACTTGTCGATAGAATTAACCTAAACAGTTCAGATAACTGGAAAGCTATTTTTAAAAATGTTGATGTCTCAGGTGATGTTAAAGTTGTTGAACTGAATCGGTCCTCTGATTATAAAATTTCATATGATGGAAATGTCGAAGATGGCTTTGTGATAACTTCTAAAATTGCCAAAAATGCTACAAAAGATGATGTTTTGGGAAAAAGCAATGATTCTGACAAATTAGCAGATAATGGTACTTCACAAAAACAGAATACTACTGAAAATAATAATACTGGCGGACAGAATGCTTCTGCAGATGACAATAAAACAGAAAACATAACAATCTACAACATGACCAATGAAACAGACATTGAAATCAATAATACCACAACAATTAAAAATGTAAATAAAACAGTCAACAAGACTGTAGTTGTAAATGAGGAAAAAGCTCCTCCTAAAAAACCACCGGCTAACCTCATTGACTTGAGAAATACTGGTTTGCCAATATTGTTTTTAGTTATAGTGGTAATAGGGGCAGTATTTTTCTCTTTAAGACGTAAAAAATAG